One segment of Engraulis encrasicolus isolate BLACKSEA-1 chromosome 7, IST_EnEncr_1.0, whole genome shotgun sequence DNA contains the following:
- the LOC134452291 gene encoding uncharacterized protein LOC134452291, whose product MCLLGILMRPPTREETTDRPISIVDQLKVLRGHIKTLLKNEENMVKDRKLQLRAEEQTLKKRKKEFEKAQKNMTVVERDRERNSLALERYQLQCRERDNKHGFEINKAKLQYELSIIRNHIKMEKERKKEERKEKLKEEKKKRREDKKTLVDKIARMERR is encoded by the exons ATG TGTTTACTAGGCATACTGATGAGACCTCCTACCAGAGAGGAGACCACAGACAGGCCCATCTCAATAGTGGACCAGCTCAAAGTACTACGTGGTCATATCAAAACACTCCTCAAAAATGAGGAGAACATGGTGAAAGACCGTAAACTTCAGCTCAGGGCCGAGGAGCAGACCTTAAAGAAGCGCAAGAAGGAGTTTGAGAAAGCCCAGAAGAATATGACTGTCGTGGAGCGGGACAGGGAGAGGAACAGCTTGGCCTTAGAGAGATATCAGCTACAGTGTCGCGAAAGAGACAACAAACATGGTTTCGAGATCAACAAAGCAAAGCTGCAGTATGAATTGAGCATCATCCGCAATCATAttaagatggagaaggagaggaagaaggaggagagaaaggagaagctgaaggaggagaagaagaagaggagggaggacaaGAAAACACTTGTTGATAAAATTGCACGGAtggagaggaggtga
- the fbxo40.1 gene encoding F-box protein 40.1, giving the protein MVRQRQPASKLHRHCESCYSRRCKAPVEIAVSCVIISCRAMCGATFHVCKEEEHALLCPNEMVPCINAPFGCPFTMCRSRLAQHLPSCPASVISCSMEWNRWPVEDIHQTFYENLVKDNQGQNATALDYSMALRDQEHLFQSLKMKAIFPELIEKVAGQEEEEEQPSPVAEEDEGLEGAVGGGACGGGSDAGVPGTSGGGGKADYVPMEGELTQEERLALARGEGHKVDFTNYNVWERMFSMELSGCKQAMKNLEQRNAAAAQQQQARTPDQGRRLEALEEEPEASSEDECDDDDNDADAAPRIDEKFLVAASIFACQITARKRLVYQNAKKTEIKTCRPFIIPSTFTARLNRIRNATEKRKESKATDTSDLGVDPDDMPRWDEVQATLLCSLEKELRGHLIAESSCSDPLFINMGTQTYDFYSAPFQPRDTLATFTVDRDLSFHVQIEEESVTAKHNKHSSAFTFLCSQLFRRDEFASHFRNVHADIQSNVSGWFEQRCPLAYQGCTFVQRRLRPAGPKATVSYDRDTSSFTIRPEVASTLCLEGASKATTTSERKRARNTDSLSSLPFEVLVHMAEFLDSYSLSQLALVSKYMRDVSATLLHDRGMVSLKWEKKVYSTGGSCWKAKKVVWQYSNCFSSVDHWCFADFPSISEHLKVCPHYEAENRKDPVALTGIFDAEDDTDRKQGLVSMFLRPGL; this is encoded by the exons ATG GTGAGACAGCGACAGCCTGCGTCCAAGCTCCACCGGCACTGTGAGAGCTGCTACAGCCGGCGCTGCAAAGCGCCCGTGGAGATCGCCGTGTCCTGCGTCATCATCAGCTGCCGGGCTATGTGCGGTGCCACTTTCCACGTGTGCAAG gaGGAGGAGCACGCCCTGCTGTGCCCCAATGAGATGGTGCCCTGCATCAACGCCCCCTTCGGATGCCCCTTCACCATGTGCCGCTCCCGGCTGGCACAGCACCTGCCGTCGTGTCCTGCCAGTGTCATCTCCTGCTCCATGGAGTGGAATCGCTGGCCTGTGGAGGACATACACCAG ACCTTCTACGAGAACCTTGTGAAGGACAACCAGGGCCAGAACGCCACAGCACTGGACTACAGCATGGCCCTGCGGGACCAGGAGCACCTCTTCCAGTCTCTCAAGATGAAGGCCATCTTCCCCGAGCTCATCGAGAAGGTGGCCggccaagaggaggaggaggagcagccttCTCCAGTggcggaggaggatgaggggctgGAGGGAGCCGTGGGTGGTGGGGCGTGTGGTGGCGGATCAGATGCTGGGGTGCCCGGGACGAGCGGGGGTGGGGGGAAGGCTGATTATGTCCCCATGGAAGGAGAGCTTACTCAGGAGGAGCGTTTGGCTTTAGCCAGGGGCGAGGGGCACAAGGTGGACTTCACCAACTACAACGTCTGGGAGAGGATGTTCAGCATGGAGCTGAGCGGTTGCAAGCAGGCAATGAAAAATTTGGAACAAAGAAACGCTGCGGCTGCCCAACAACAGCAGGCAAGAACGCCTGACCAGGGGAGGCGTTTGGAGGCGCTGGAGGAAGAACCTGAGGCGAGCTCGGAGGACGAGTGtgacgatgatgataatgatgctgACGCAGCCCCCCGAATAGATGAGAAGTTTTTGGTGGCGGCGTCCATCTTCGCGTGCCAAATCACCGCTCGCAAGAGGCTTGTCTACCAAAACGCCAAGAAGACCGAGATCAAAACATGTCGCCCGTTCATCATCCCCTCCACCTTCACGGCCAGGTTGAACCGCATCCGAAACGCCAccgagaagaggaaggagagcaaGGCTACGGACACCTCGGACCTGGGAGTGGACCCGGACGACATGCCCAGGTGGGACGAGGTGCAGGCCACCCTCCTGTGCTCCCTGGAGAAGGAGCTTCGGGGTCACCTCATTGCTGAGTCCTCGTGCAGCGATCCCCTCTTCATCAACATGGGCACGCAGACCTACGACTTCTACTCCGCCCCCTTCCAGCCGAGGGACACGCTGGCCACCTTCACCGTGGACCGGGACCTGAG CTTCCACGTCCAGATCGAGGAGGAGAGCGTGACGGCCAAGCACAACAAGCACAGCTCGGCCTTCACCTTCCTCTGCAGCCAGCTGTTCCGCCGCGACGAGTTCGCCTCGCACTTCCGCAACGTCCACGCCGACATCCAGAGCAATGTCAGCGGCTGGTTCGAGCAGCGCTGTCCCCTGGCCTACCAGGGCTGCACCTTCGTCCAGAGGCGGCTGCGCCCGGCCGGACCGAAGGCCACCGTGTCCTACGACAGGGACACCAGCTCGTTCACCATCAGGCCCGAGGTGGCGTCGACCTTGTGCCTTGAGGGCGCGTCGAAGGCGACGACGACGTCGGAACGGAAGAGGGCGCGGAACACGGACTCGCTCAGCAGCCTGCCCTTTGAGGTGCTGGTACACATGGCCGAGTTCCTGGACAGCTACTCGCTGTCGCAGCTGGCGCTGGTGTCCAAGTACATGAGGGACGTGAGCGCCACCCTGCTGCACGACAGGGGCATGGTGTCGCTGAAGTGGGAGAAGAAGGTGTACTCCACCGGCGGGTCCTGCTGGAAAGCAAAGAAGGTG GTGTGGCAATACAGCAACTGCTTCTCCAGCGTGGACCATTGGTGCTTTGCCGATTTTCCCTCCATATCTGAGCACCTGAAGGTCTGTCCTCACTATGAGGCTGAGAACAGAAAGGACCCTGTGGCACTGACAGGAATATTCGATGCTGAGGACGACACAGACAGGAAGCAGGGCCTAGTCTCTATGTTTTTGAGACCAGGTTTATAG
- the c1qa gene encoding complement C1q subcomponent subunit A — protein MRCVVLLGLSWLWATVLLPLGSCQDNCRVQDGRPGVKGMTGRNGLNGQKGEKGEPSYFDGPNRLQGPKGDPGSKGEPGDMGMKGYPGDGGPQGPPGAPGPKGPSRGGGDIAQEKQSAFSVTLTTAESPPINTPLRFTDKIVNLNDDFVIEQRNVDQGKFVCKIPGLYYFVFHSQSMQANCLRLKRRGARDVEDTSLSFCDYNNRGLKQVVSGGQVMELSVGEKVWLEPFRGEKANADRPGQKFFIFNGFLISPTE, from the exons ATGCGGTGTGTCGTCCTCCTGGGGCTGTCCTGGTTGTGGGCGACGGTCCTGCTGCCCTTAGGCAGTTGCCAGGACAACTGCAGGGTGCAAGATGGCAGACCAGGGGTGAAGGGGATGACTGGCCGGAATGGGCTGAATGGACagaaaggagaaaaaggagagcCCA GTTACTTCGACGGGCCAAACAGACTGCAGGGCCCGAAGGGGGACCCGGGCAGCAAAGGAGAGCCGGGTGACATGGGCATGAAGGGTTACCCAGGCGACGGAGGGCCACAGGGGCCCCCAGGAGCGCCGGGCCCCAAGGGCCCCAGCAGAGGAGGCGGCGACATCGCACAGGAAAAGCAATCGGCCTTCTCCGTCACTCTGACCACGGCAGAGTCTCCCCCCATTAACACCCCACTGCGCTTCACTGACAAAATCGTGAACCTCAATGATGACTTTGTGATAGAGCAGCGCAACGTGGACCAGGGCAAGTTTGTTTGCAAGATCCCAGGGCTGTACTATTTTGTGTTCCACAGCCAGTCCATGCAGGCCAACTGTTTGAGGCTAAAGAGGCGcggtgctagggatgtggaggACACATCTCTGAGTTTCTGTGACTATAACAATAGAGGATTGAAGCAGGTTGTGTCTGGTGGCCAAGTGATGGAGCTGTCTGTGGGTGAAAAAGTTTGGCTGGAGCCTTTCAGAGGTGAAAAAGCTAACGCTGATCGCCCAGGTCAAAAGTTTTTCATTTTCAATGGGTTCCTCATAAGTCCAACTGAGTAA